A DNA window from Acetobacter aceti NBRC 14818 contains the following coding sequences:
- a CDS encoding 3'-5' exonuclease: MFIFLDNEASSLNVDSYPIEIAWVWENGKSESFLIRPEPDWTDWSEEAEALHGVSRDTLMREGSPAAMVAQRFLAATENCRIVTDAPAFDRGWLKRLCGVVGKSGPVVHPVLEAWVEALRSAHRGVSAAEDATLLAQVRMREEKRTSRKHRALPDAMELWRIWRDLRDGVL; encoded by the coding sequence GTGTTCATTTTTCTGGATAATGAAGCCTCTTCTCTCAACGTCGATAGTTATCCCATCGAAATCGCCTGGGTCTGGGAGAATGGGAAAAGTGAAAGCTTCCTGATCCGTCCGGAACCGGATTGGACAGACTGGTCGGAAGAAGCCGAGGCTCTGCATGGGGTGAGTCGGGACACGCTCATGCGCGAAGGCAGTCCAGCGGCCATGGTGGCTCAGCGCTTTCTGGCGGCCACGGAAAACTGCCGGATTGTCACGGATGCGCCGGCCTTTGATCGCGGCTGGCTGAAAAGACTGTGTGGCGTTGTCGGAAAAAGCGGGCCTGTCGTCCATCCCGTGTTGGAAGCATGGGTGGAGGCGTTGCGGTCAGCACACAGGGGAGTGTCGGCGGCGGAAGACGCTACGTTGCTGGCTCAGGTTCGCATGCGGGAAGAAAAACGGACATCGCGAAAGCACAGGGCCTTACCGGACGCGATGGAATTGTGGAGAATCTGGAGAGACCTCCGGGATGGCGTGTTGTAA
- a CDS encoding ethanolamine ammonia-lyase subunit EutB, giving the protein MSFHHTLGGERYGFDDLKALLAAASSQRSGDELAGLAATSDGQRMAARYALAELPLSTFLSTDLVPYEEDEVTRLIVDTHDKAAFAPIAHLTVGGFRDWLLSHEADTATLAAVAPGITPEMAAAVSKIMRNQDLMSVARKIRVITRFRNTIGLEGCLASRLQPNHPTDDLKGIAASTLDGLLYGMGDAVIGINPATDSVANGLALLDMLDHARQHYDIPTQTCVLTHVTNTIEIINRGGAVDLVFQSIAGTQKANEGFGVNLAILKEAHDAAQGLKRGTVGDNLMYFETGQGAALSADAHHGIDQQTVEARAYAVARAYRPLLVNTVVGFIGPEYLYDGKQIIRAGLEDHFCAKLMGVPMGCDACYTNHAEADQDDMDNLMVLLGTAGISFLIGVPGADDIMLNYQSLSFHDILTLRTLLNLKPAPEFAAWLEKMGLYDSGNNRMLPLSPSQTLLGQMIA; this is encoded by the coding sequence ATGAGCTTCCATCATACACTCGGCGGAGAACGCTACGGATTTGATGACCTCAAGGCGCTGCTCGCAGCCGCATCCTCCCAGAGATCTGGCGATGAGCTGGCAGGCCTTGCCGCCACATCCGACGGTCAGCGCATGGCCGCCCGCTATGCCCTGGCGGAGCTGCCTCTCAGCACTTTCCTGAGCACCGATCTCGTTCCCTACGAAGAAGACGAGGTCACGCGGCTGATCGTGGATACTCACGACAAGGCCGCCTTCGCTCCCATCGCCCATCTGACGGTTGGTGGTTTCCGTGACTGGCTCCTGTCGCACGAGGCTGACACAGCGACCCTCGCCGCCGTAGCGCCGGGCATCACACCTGAAATGGCCGCCGCCGTCAGCAAGATCATGCGCAATCAGGATCTGATGAGCGTTGCGCGCAAGATCAGGGTGATAACCAGGTTCCGCAACACCATCGGACTTGAGGGATGCCTCGCCTCCCGTCTGCAACCCAACCATCCGACGGACGATCTCAAAGGCATCGCCGCCTCCACGCTGGACGGGCTGCTGTATGGCATGGGTGATGCAGTCATCGGGATCAATCCGGCAACGGACAGTGTCGCCAACGGACTGGCGCTGCTCGACATGCTCGACCATGCCCGACAGCATTACGATATTCCCACTCAGACCTGCGTTTTGACGCATGTGACGAACACCATCGAGATCATCAATCGCGGTGGCGCGGTCGATCTGGTGTTCCAGTCCATCGCCGGCACCCAGAAGGCCAATGAAGGGTTTGGCGTCAACCTCGCCATCCTCAAGGAAGCCCATGATGCCGCGCAGGGACTGAAGCGCGGCACGGTCGGCGACAACCTCATGTATTTCGAGACCGGACAGGGTGCAGCGCTTTCCGCTGACGCGCATCACGGCATTGACCAGCAGACCGTCGAGGCGCGGGCCTATGCTGTGGCTCGGGCCTACAGACCGCTGCTGGTCAACACGGTCGTGGGCTTCATTGGTCCGGAATATCTCTATGACGGCAAGCAGATCATCCGCGCCGGTCTTGAGGATCATTTCTGCGCCAAGCTGATGGGCGTGCCGATGGGATGTGACGCCTGTTACACCAATCACGCCGAAGCCGATCAGGACGACATGGACAACCTGATGGTGCTGCTGGGCACAGCGGGCATTTCCTTCCTGATCGGTGTGCCGGGCGCGGATGACATCATGCTCAACTATCAGAGCCTGTCCTTCCACGACATTCTGACATTGCGGACGCTGCTGAACCTGAAACCGGCACCTGAATTCGCGGCATGGCTTGAAAAAATGGGGCTGTATGACAGCGGCAATAACAGAATGCTGCCCCTGTCTCCCAGCCAGACACTTCTTGGCCAGATGATTGCCTGA
- a CDS encoding MBL fold metallo-hydrolase gives MPQNLEPDAPGDPHDVPEQGEAAVTFIGHSTFLLRFPLPEGGTLSVLTDPIFSARCSPIPFIGPKRFRPPAYQLADLPPIDVVLVSHCHYDHLDLPSLRALAQRDNPVVVTTAQTGDLIRKAGLLRVSELDWWQSVRISDLEVVCTPARHFTQRGLTDAGKRLWGGFFLRFPKSPETPSVFFAGDTAHGPHWKEIGIRLGAPDIALLPIGAYAPRPMLRKVHTDPVEAVEAFRQLQARHGIPMHFGTFPLSQEPLGEPERCLRETAEWAGLAPDAFVPLGFGETRLLSQ, from the coding sequence ATGCCGCAAAACCTGGAACCGGACGCGCCGGGCGATCCGCACGACGTGCCGGAACAGGGGGAAGCTGCTGTCACCTTTATCGGTCACAGCACGTTCCTTCTCAGATTTCCATTGCCGGAGGGCGGCACGCTGTCTGTGCTGACAGACCCGATTTTCTCGGCACGCTGTTCTCCCATTCCGTTTATCGGGCCGAAGCGTTTCCGGCCACCAGCCTACCAGCTGGCCGATCTGCCCCCCATCGACGTCGTGCTGGTTTCACATTGCCATTACGATCATCTCGATCTGCCTTCGCTGCGAGCGCTGGCGCAACGGGACAATCCCGTGGTCGTGACAACGGCGCAGACGGGAGACCTGATTCGGAAAGCTGGCCTGTTGCGGGTGTCCGAACTGGACTGGTGGCAGAGTGTGCGGATTAGTGACCTTGAGGTCGTCTGCACACCAGCCCGTCACTTTACGCAGAGGGGGCTGACGGATGCCGGGAAACGTCTGTGGGGCGGGTTCTTCCTGCGTTTCCCGAAATCGCCTGAGACTCCCTCGGTCTTCTTTGCGGGTGATACTGCGCACGGACCTCACTGGAAGGAGATTGGCATCCGGCTTGGTGCGCCTGATATAGCTCTGCTGCCGATCGGGGCGTACGCGCCGCGTCCGATGCTTCGCAAGGTTCATACGGACCCGGTGGAAGCGGTGGAGGCGTTCCGGCAGTTGCAGGCGCGTCACGGGATTCCCATGCATTTCGGAACTTTTCCGTTGTCGCAGGAGCCATTGGGGGAGCCCGAACGTTGTCTTCGGGAGACGGCGGAGTGGGCCGGACTTGCTCCGGATGCCTTTGTGCCGCTCGGCTTTGGTGAAACGAGACTGTTGAGCCAGTAG
- a CDS encoding UbiH/UbiF/VisC/COQ6 family ubiquinone biosynthesis hydroxylase — protein sequence MSSTTEQSTGEQGRGETVTDVAVCIIGAGPVGATLACRLARDGVPVTVVDRAALPPMENPEFDGRAYAIAAGSKNLLEAAGVWEHLPQIPCPIEDILVTDGRPGQPPSPLSLEFTREDSTQPFGWMAEARALRVALNATLHNSPLVTVLAPADVSIVRNENGVTVKATDGRTIRAQLLVAADGRGSRTRSQAGIPITKLAYGQSGIVCAITHEYPHDNGALEHFLPGGPFAQLPMTGTAEHPNLSAIVWSEKDAMARRIAALPEEQFKRELKRRIGDRLGDVTPVGRRWVYPLAAQYAQRYTATRLVLVGDAAHGIHPIAGQGLNLGFRDVIALSDILITAHGKGEDLGNPALLARYQARCRPANMMMFVATDALDRLFSNDNPVLRLARDVGIATVQRLPRLRKAFVKHAMGV from the coding sequence ATGTCCAGCACGACGGAACAGAGCACTGGTGAACAAGGTCGTGGCGAAACAGTCACGGACGTCGCGGTCTGCATCATCGGCGCGGGTCCTGTAGGAGCCACGCTGGCATGCCGCCTTGCCCGTGACGGCGTTCCCGTGACCGTCGTGGACCGGGCAGCGCTTCCGCCGATGGAAAATCCGGAATTCGACGGACGGGCCTACGCCATTGCCGCCGGATCAAAAAACCTTCTGGAAGCCGCCGGTGTCTGGGAACATCTCCCGCAGATCCCCTGCCCCATCGAGGACATTCTTGTCACGGACGGCAGGCCGGGGCAGCCTCCTTCCCCGCTGTCCCTTGAGTTCACCCGTGAGGACTCGACACAGCCGTTCGGATGGATGGCGGAAGCCCGCGCCCTGCGCGTGGCGCTGAACGCAACGCTCCACAATTCCCCTCTGGTGACGGTGCTGGCCCCTGCTGATGTCTCGATCGTGCGGAATGAAAACGGTGTGACCGTAAAAGCTACGGATGGCCGCACGATACGGGCGCAGCTTCTTGTCGCCGCAGACGGTCGCGGAAGCCGGACACGTTCCCAGGCCGGCATTCCCATCACGAAACTCGCCTACGGTCAGAGCGGCATCGTCTGTGCAATCACCCATGAATACCCGCATGACAACGGCGCGCTTGAGCATTTCCTGCCGGGTGGCCCCTTCGCCCAGCTTCCGATGACCGGAACCGCCGAGCATCCCAATCTTTCAGCGATTGTCTGGAGTGAAAAGGATGCGATGGCCCGGCGAATCGCTGCCCTTCCGGAAGAGCAGTTCAAGCGTGAACTGAAGCGCCGCATCGGTGACCGACTGGGAGACGTCACACCTGTCGGACGTCGCTGGGTGTATCCGCTCGCTGCGCAGTATGCCCAGCGTTATACCGCCACACGTCTTGTGCTGGTAGGCGATGCGGCCCACGGCATTCACCCAATCGCCGGACAGGGTCTCAATCTCGGTTTCCGGGATGTGATCGCGCTTTCGGATATCCTGATCACCGCGCACGGCAAGGGAGAGGACCTCGGCAACCCGGCCCTGCTGGCCCGCTATCAGGCGCGGTGCCGCCCTGCAAACATGATGATGTTTGTGGCGACCGACGCGCTGGATCGTCTGTTCAGCAACGACAATCCGGTGCTGCGTCTGGCAAGAGATGTCGGGATTGCGACCGTTCAGCGCCTGCCACGACTGCGCAAGGCGTTCGTCAAACACGCTATGGGTGTCTAG
- a CDS encoding ankyrin repeat domain-containing protein — protein sequence MPEHEGETFDQAEIETLFLEAARDGQTDLVREFIAAGLSPDVTNDKGYTPLILAAYNGRADTVKQLLESGASVDKTDAKGATALAGVAFKGDRPIAEILIAHGAAVDAVNSVGRTPLMFAVMFGRTDMVRYLLEAGADPDQKDGEGQSAREMAVAQGHPDLLTLFGISS from the coding sequence ATGCCGGAACATGAAGGCGAGACATTCGATCAGGCGGAAATCGAAACCCTGTTCCTTGAAGCTGCGCGTGACGGTCAGACGGATCTTGTCCGCGAATTTATCGCGGCGGGCCTGAGCCCGGATGTCACGAATGACAAGGGATACACGCCGCTGATTCTGGCCGCCTATAATGGGCGTGCGGACACGGTGAAGCAACTGCTCGAATCCGGTGCGTCCGTTGACAAGACCGACGCCAAGGGCGCGACGGCGCTGGCTGGCGTCGCGTTCAAAGGCGATCGCCCGATTGCCGAAATCCTGATCGCGCATGGCGCGGCTGTAGACGCCGTCAACAGCGTAGGCCGTACGCCGCTGATGTTTGCCGTCATGTTCGGGCGCACGGATATGGTGCGTTATCTGCTTGAAGCAGGGGCTGATCCGGACCAGAAGGACGGCGAAGGCCAGAGCGCCCGTGAAATGGCTGTTGCGCAGGGCCACCCTGATCTGCTCACTCTTTTTGGAATCTCTTCATGA
- a CDS encoding aspartate aminotransferase family protein, with product MSELKNEFDCARSLKEGRYWMPFTANRRVKEQGMARVLESASGPYYTTADGVKLFDTLSGLWCSPLGHADPRISETLKKQADTLDYAPGFQLANPVTVRLAERIANMAPAGLEHVFFANSGSEAADTALKAAIGYHRLRGEGGRFRLIGRERGYHGVGLGGMSVGGIVPNRKMFATIMVPGVDHIRHPYDHARVAFSKGQPEWGAEMAEDLERVIALHDASTIAAVMVEPVQGSTGVLVPPIGYLERLREICTKHGILLIFDEVITGFGRMGENFASQRFGVKPDMITFAKAVTNGIVPMGGVIVTDEIYNTFMTGPENAIEFAHGYTYSGHPLAAAVAHTVLDIMEEESLIARARSLEPVLEEAIHSLRDLPIVHDIRNIGLTAGVDLKPRKDAPGARCLELFEKGLKNGLLLRCTGETISFGPPFISTPEQLRDMVATVRKLITELD from the coding sequence ATGTCTGAACTGAAAAACGAGTTCGATTGCGCCAGAAGTCTCAAGGAAGGGCGCTACTGGATGCCGTTCACGGCCAATCGCCGGGTGAAGGAACAGGGCATGGCCCGTGTTCTGGAGAGCGCAAGTGGACCGTATTACACGACCGCCGACGGCGTGAAGCTGTTTGATACGCTGTCCGGCCTGTGGTGCTCCCCACTGGGACACGCCGATCCACGGATCTCGGAAACCCTGAAAAAACAGGCAGACACGCTCGACTATGCACCGGGCTTCCAGCTTGCCAACCCCGTCACAGTCCGTCTCGCCGAGCGCATCGCCAATATGGCGCCTGCCGGGCTTGAGCATGTCTTTTTCGCCAACTCCGGATCGGAAGCCGCCGACACGGCTCTGAAGGCCGCCATCGGTTACCACCGGCTGCGTGGCGAAGGTGGTCGCTTCCGTCTGATCGGACGTGAGCGTGGTTATCACGGCGTCGGACTGGGCGGCATGTCGGTCGGCGGCATTGTCCCCAACCGCAAAATGTTCGCCACAATCATGGTGCCGGGCGTGGATCACATCCGTCACCCCTACGACCACGCCAGGGTCGCCTTCTCGAAAGGCCAGCCCGAGTGGGGTGCGGAAATGGCCGAGGATCTGGAGCGCGTCATCGCCCTGCATGACGCCTCCACCATCGCCGCGGTCATGGTGGAACCGGTGCAGGGTTCCACCGGTGTGCTGGTGCCGCCGATCGGCTATCTCGAACGCCTGCGCGAGATCTGCACGAAGCACGGCATCTTGCTGATCTTCGACGAGGTCATCACCGGTTTCGGTCGTATGGGCGAAAACTTCGCCTCGCAGCGCTTTGGCGTGAAGCCGGACATGATCACCTTCGCCAAGGCCGTGACCAACGGCATCGTGCCGATGGGCGGCGTGATCGTGACTGACGAGATCTACAACACCTTCATGACCGGCCCCGAGAACGCCATCGAGTTCGCGCACGGCTATACCTATTCCGGCCATCCGCTGGCGGCCGCCGTGGCGCACACTGTTCTCGACATCATGGAAGAGGAAAGCCTGATCGCCCGCGCCCGCTCGCTTGAGCCGGTGCTGGAAGAAGCCATTCACAGCCTGCGCGACCTGCCGATTGTGCATGACATCCGCAATATCGGCCTTACGGCGGGCGTCGATCTGAAGCCACGTAAAGATGCGCCCGGGGCACGATGTCTTGAACTGTTCGAAAAAGGGCTGAAGAACGGGCTTCTTCTGCGCTGCACGGGCGAGACGATCTCTTTCGGCCCTCCCTTCATTTCGACACCAGAGCAGTTGCGTGACATGGTTGCGACCGTCCGCAAACTGATTACTGAACTGGACTGA
- the eutC gene encoding ethanolamine ammonia-lyase subunit EutC: MTDKTLPTASTRGGSPDPWQGLRSLTRARIGLGRSGNAQRSTDVLAFQAAHAQARDAVHTPLDIDTMQAQLKDEPCLIVHSRAPDRPTYLRRPDLGRRLDAESLASLKKGCWDVVFVAADGLSSVATTEGAVALYHAMKERLKDWSIAPLVIAKEGRVAIGDEIAAAMGASMVVMMIGERPGLSVANSMGAYLTYAPRVGCPDSARNCLSNIHPHGQQTAAAADKLAWLMREARQRKLTGVDLKDDAPESTLLQQTPPALDKDTRA, from the coding sequence ATGACAGACAAGACACTCCCCACCGCATCAACCAGAGGCGGCAGCCCCGACCCGTGGCAAGGACTGCGTTCCCTCACCCGCGCCCGCATCGGGCTGGGCCGCAGCGGAAATGCCCAGCGCAGCACGGATGTTCTCGCGTTTCAGGCGGCCCACGCACAGGCGCGTGACGCCGTGCATACGCCGCTCGACATCGACACGATGCAGGCGCAGCTGAAGGACGAACCCTGCCTGATCGTTCACAGCCGCGCACCGGATCGCCCGACCTATCTGCGTCGGCCTGATCTGGGACGGCGACTTGATGCCGAAAGCCTCGCCAGTCTGAAAAAAGGCTGCTGGGATGTCGTGTTTGTTGCAGCAGATGGCCTCTCCTCCGTCGCCACAACGGAGGGCGCGGTTGCCCTGTATCACGCGATGAAAGAGCGCCTGAAAGACTGGTCGATTGCGCCTCTTGTCATTGCAAAGGAAGGTCGCGTCGCCATAGGCGATGAGATCGCCGCCGCCATGGGCGCCAGCATGGTCGTCATGATGATCGGCGAACGTCCGGGCCTCAGCGTTGCGAACAGCATGGGCGCCTATCTCACATACGCACCACGCGTGGGCTGCCCGGATTCGGCGCGCAACTGCCTTTCCAACATTCACCCTCATGGCCAGCAAACGGCTGCGGCGGCTGACAAGCTCGCCTGGCTGATGCGCGAGGCCAGACAGCGCAAGCTGACCGGCGTCGATCTGAAAGATGACGCACCGGAAAGCACACTTCTCCAACAGACACCACCCGCTCTTGATAAGGACACACGCGCATGA
- a CDS encoding tautomerase family protein, whose protein sequence is MPLLHFHVYEGRNEAEIKKLLDTAHEAMLEAFQVPRGDRYQIVTEHKPSHMILEDTGLDIPRTKDMVLLQVFSRPRGDGGFALFYRLLTERLEAECGIKSSDVMISVVENKDAHWSFGLGRAQFLTGELPLRK, encoded by the coding sequence ATGCCTCTTCTGCATTTTCACGTCTATGAAGGCCGCAACGAGGCCGAGATCAAGAAGCTCCTCGACACGGCGCACGAAGCCATGCTGGAGGCGTTTCAGGTACCGCGTGGCGATCGCTACCAGATCGTGACCGAGCATAAACCGTCACACATGATTCTTGAGGATACGGGCCTCGATATTCCCCGCACAAAGGACATGGTGCTGCTGCAGGTGTTCAGCCGTCCGCGTGGTGACGGCGGCTTCGCCCTGTTCTACCGTCTGCTCACCGAGCGTCTGGAAGCAGAGTGTGGAATCAAGTCGTCCGACGTCATGATTTCCGTGGTGGAGAACAAGGATGCCCACTGGTCGTTCGGTCTGGGCCGCGCCCAGTTCCTGACAGGCGAGCTTCCGCTCCGGAAGTAA
- a CDS encoding IS5-like element IS12528 family transposase, whose product MWTPAQRGRMAEITRKTKRYPSDLTDEEWERIAPLMPPANRRGRKRTTDFREIINALRYLVRSGCGWEMLPVHFGPWQTVYWWFRRLMRRFLFQTIHDVCLMLDREAAGRETSPSGGVIDSQSIKAPHAKTRGYDAGKKIVGRKRHIAVDTDGRLLLVQLTTADISDSAGGQMILDAIRKRWPWVKHLFADGAYDRLQLMDKATFLDFTVEIIRRSETAKGFEILPRRWVVERTFGWMIRWRRLVKDYEQRIDVAEAMIHIAMGSLMLRRNAHP is encoded by the coding sequence ATGTGGACGCCAGCACAACGAGGCCGCATGGCCGAAATTACACGCAAGACGAAACGCTATCCGTCTGATCTGACAGATGAGGAATGGGAGCGCATAGCGCCTCTGATGCCCCCTGCGAACCGGCGTGGTCGGAAACGGACAACCGATTTCCGTGAGATCATCAATGCTCTGCGCTATCTCGTGCGCTCAGGCTGCGGTTGGGAGATGCTTCCGGTTCATTTTGGCCCATGGCAAACGGTTTACTGGTGGTTCCGCAGGCTGATGCGCCGTTTCCTGTTCCAGACCATTCATGATGTCTGTCTGATGCTTGATCGTGAAGCGGCAGGACGCGAAACCAGTCCATCGGGTGGTGTCATTGATAGCCAGAGTATCAAGGCACCCCACGCAAAGACACGTGGTTATGACGCAGGCAAGAAGATCGTCGGTCGGAAACGTCACATCGCAGTTGATACGGATGGCCGCCTTCTCCTGGTCCAGCTGACAACAGCCGATATTTCGGACAGTGCAGGAGGACAGATGATCCTTGATGCCATTCGTAAACGCTGGCCTTGGGTGAAGCACCTGTTCGCCGATGGAGCCTATGACCGCCTCCAGTTGATGGATAAGGCCACTTTTCTCGACTTCACAGTCGAGATCATCCGGCGGTCAGAGACAGCAAAAGGGTTTGAAATCCTGCCGCGTCGGTGGGTTGTGGAACGGACCTTCGGTTGGATGATCCGCTGGCGTCGCCTTGTGAAGGACTACGAACAGCGGATCGACGTCGCAGAGGCCATGATCCACATCGCCATGGGAAGCCTCATGCTACGCCGAAACGCTCATCCGTGA
- the hisC gene encoding histidinol-phosphate transaminase: protein MSRFWSPLVHRLTPYVPGEQPRLTNLIKLNTNESPYGPSPKAIAAMQAATDETLRLYPDPASLALREAIARRSSLTAEHVFTGNGSDEVLAHAFQAFFNHGEPVLFADVTYSFYPVYCGLYGLPFETVPLDAGLRVRIEDFNRPNSGIVLANPNAPTGIALGLGDIEKLLAAHPDRVVLIDEAYVDFGAESAVSLVSRYPNLLVVQTFSKSRGLAGLRVGFAVGDPALIEGLVRVKDSFNSYPLDRLAQAGALAAYEDEEWLAECVNKVMATRTALSGSLAELGFEVLPSSANFVYARHQDREAAMLAAALRERAIIVRHLKGPRTSSWLRITVGTDAQCAALVKALQDILHRNDQSPD, encoded by the coding sequence ATGAGTCGTTTCTGGAGCCCGCTTGTTCACCGCCTCACGCCTTATGTTCCCGGTGAGCAGCCGCGTCTGACCAATCTCATCAAGCTGAACACCAATGAGAGTCCATATGGTCCGTCGCCCAAGGCGATTGCGGCCATGCAGGCGGCGACCGATGAAACACTTCGGCTTTATCCTGACCCGGCCTCTCTGGCCCTGCGCGAGGCTATCGCGCGGCGGTCGAGTCTGACGGCGGAGCATGTCTTTACCGGCAATGGTTCGGACGAAGTTCTGGCGCACGCGTTTCAGGCGTTCTTCAACCACGGCGAGCCTGTGCTGTTCGCCGATGTGACCTATAGTTTCTATCCGGTCTATTGCGGCCTTTACGGTCTGCCTTTTGAAACTGTGCCGCTTGATGCTGGGCTGCGTGTGCGGATTGAGGATTTCAATCGCCCGAACAGCGGTATCGTGCTGGCCAACCCTAATGCTCCGACAGGGATTGCTCTCGGACTTGGGGACATTGAGAAACTGCTGGCTGCGCATCCGGACCGGGTTGTGCTGATCGATGAAGCTTATGTGGATTTCGGCGCTGAATCCGCTGTTTCACTCGTCAGTCGCTATCCGAATCTTCTGGTGGTCCAGACATTCTCCAAATCACGGGGACTGGCTGGCCTGCGTGTCGGTTTTGCTGTCGGCGATCCTGCCCTGATCGAAGGGCTGGTCCGCGTGAAGGACAGCTTCAATTCCTATCCGCTTGATCGTCTGGCGCAGGCTGGCGCTCTGGCGGCCTATGAAGATGAAGAATGGCTTGCCGAATGCGTCAACAAGGTCATGGCGACCCGGACGGCCCTGTCGGGTTCCCTCGCGGAACTCGGTTTTGAGGTCTTGCCTTCCAGCGCCAACTTTGTTTACGCTCGGCATCAGGATCGTGAGGCTGCCATGCTGGCGGCCGCGTTGAGAGAAAGGGCGATAATCGTGCGCCATCTTAAAGGCCCGCGAACATCATCCTGGCTCAGGATCACGGTCGGAACCGATGCGCAATGCGCAGCACTGGTGAAGGCGTTGCAGGATATCCTGCACAGAAATGATCAGTCGCCGGATTAA
- the erpA gene encoding iron-sulfur cluster insertion protein ErpA, translating into MTQSFTVSDAAARRIAEIIASKGGAESTSALRVSVSAGGCNGFQYEFKLDPATSPDDFVVTSQGIRVVVDPVSLDLMNGGELDFVDKLMGAHFAVNNPNAASGCGCGTSFSLA; encoded by the coding sequence ATGACCCAGAGCTTCACCGTTTCCGACGCCGCCGCCAGACGCATCGCTGAGATCATCGCGAGTAAAGGGGGCGCCGAATCGACGTCCGCCCTTCGCGTTTCCGTTTCGGCGGGGGGGTGCAACGGCTTTCAGTACGAGTTCAAACTCGACCCGGCAACGTCGCCGGATGACTTCGTGGTCACCAGTCAAGGTATCCGCGTCGTGGTCGATCCTGTCAGTCTGGACCTGATGAATGGCGGTGAACTCGACTTTGTCGACAAGCTTATGGGCGCGCATTTTGCAGTCAATAATCCGAATGCGGCCTCTGGCTGTGGATGCGGCACGAGCTTTTCACTCGCCTGA